The following DNA comes from Pseudomonas sp. Tri1.
GCTGATGATGTTGCCCTGGATGGTGTTATCGCTGCCGTTGAAGTACTTGCCGGATACGCCCAGGGTATCGTCGTAGGACTGGATGATGATTTCCGGTACGGCGCCGCCCAGGGAGTTGTTGTTCAGCGTGTTGTCGAGGATCTCGACGTGGTTGCTGCCGTAGATACGAATCCCGGCGCTGCTGTTGTCGTGGATGTCGACGTCGCTGACGGTGATTTCGCTGGACAGCTTGATCAGCACCCCTTCGGCGCCGTTGCCATACACCTCGCCACCGGTAATGGTGACGTTGCTGGGGGAGGGAATGTCCTCGCTGCCGCGCTGGACCACGATGCCATTGCCGCCGTTGTCGTAGGCGACGTTATTGGTCATGGTGAAATCGTGGGTGCTGGTGACGATGTTGAAACCGTGGCGGTCGTTGTCGTAGGCCACGTTGTTTTCGAACGTGCTGTCGCTGAGGAAGTCAGCAACGAAGCCGTCCAGGCCGTTGCCGTGGGACACACTGTTCTTGATGACCATGTTGACGGTCTGCTCGTGAGGGTCGAAACCGTACCCTGAGCAATCCTTGATCTCGACACTGTCGAGGGTGACGTTGGAATCGTAGCCTTCTTCGCCAGGGATGTAGCCGTTGAACCAGCCGTCGATCTTGCCGGTGGTGTTGTCGCGGTTGCCGTCGATGGTGAGGTTGCTGACCCCGAAATCGTGGGTTTCCTCGCCATAAGCCGAGCGGATGACCCCGGTGATCTTGGTGTCGGAACCATCAGCCACCTTGACTGTGGTTTCGCCCATGCCGTCGCCGTACAGATAGACGTTGCTTTTAAGCATCAAACAGCCGTCGGACGGTTCCTCGCCTGCCGAAACGATATAAGTCCCGGTCGGCATGTACACCTGACCTCCACCTGCCGCGGCCGCCGCATCAATCGCACTTTGTATCGCCGCCGTGTCATCGGTGATGCCATCTCCTTTGGCGCCAAAATCTTGTACGTTGAAAATCATGAGCTTATCTCCGTATCTGGCTAAAACCGCGCTAGATGCCAATATTCCATCGGCAGCCAAAGTGTTATGACCCAGCGGAGCGCAAAAGTTGTGACCGAATATCGGTGAAGTGTCAAAAAAACGGAGTAACTGATCAACGGTTGTGAGGTGTTTCAAAAAAGTAACGTTATGTTGACGCTTTCAGCGGCGTAATCCTGTGGGAGCGAGCTTGCTCGCGATGGCGGTGTGTCAGGTAACACTAATGCTGCTGATCCGGCGCTATCGCGAGCAAGCTGGCTCCCTCAGGGGGCGGTGGTGTGGCTTATACCGGACACACGCGTTCCTTGATTGGCATCAACCCCCTCGCACCGTCAGCGCGATAACCTCGTATAAACCGCCCGCTGAAGCAGGGTGGCCGAGGAGTCCCATGAGTTATCCGCTGTTTTTGACCCTGCACCTGTTCGCCGCGCTGGTTTTCATCGGCACGGTGTTTTTCGAGGTGTTGTTCCTGGAGAGCATCCGCAAACAATTGCCTGCCAAGGTCATGGTGCTGTTGGAGCAAGGCATCAGCCAACGCGCGCGCCAGTTGATGCCTTGGGTGCTGTTGGTGCTGTTCGGCGCAGGTGGCGCCATGGTCTGGCTACGCTATTGGCCGTTGCTGTCGTCGCCGTTGCAATCATCTTTCGGTTTGCTGCTGGGGTTGAAGATCCTGCTGGCGGGCAGTGTGCTGGGACACTTTCTCTGGGCCATGTGGTTGTTCAGGAGTGCCCGCATGAACGCCCGTTACGTGCACATCATCCACACCAGTGTGTTTCTCCATATGGTGGCGATTGTGTTGTTGGCCAAGGGCATGTTCTACGTCACGTGGTGAGCGATAACGGCGTGGTTCCAAGGCGCTTGATACAGGTCAAGGAGCCCCGGCGGGTAACGTCGGACACTGTCGCTGTGCTGCCACTCGGAGATTGTCATGTTCGACCTGTTTCAAACCCTCGGTGAGCGACCCGCGGGAAGTGCCCCGGCGGTGGCTGATGCCGATTGCCCGGTCGGCACGCGAAAATTCCATGGCGGCATCGGCTCGCTCGATCTGTTGCGCGGGTTGCGCGACAGCCGCCAGACGCGGCGCCCCCTGTCCCTTTCGGTGCATCTGCCTTCGCGTTTGAGACTGGCCTCGTGTTCGCCGTTGGCCAGCGTGTGCCGGTGCGGGGAAATCGAGGGCTATCTGCAACGCCTGACGTACGAGATGGGCCTGGTCGGCTGTCACCTGGGCGCGGGGCGGCGGGTCGAACAGTTTTGCCTGACCGGTGGCACCCCCGTGATCGCGCATTTGCAGAAGCTGATGAGCGATCTGCGCAAACGCTTCGACTTCTGCGAATACGACAGCGGCGATCACAGCATCGAAGTGGATCTGCACCACACCGACTGGTCGACCATGGGCCTGATTCGTGACCAGGGTTTCACCCATGTCAGCATAGGTGTGCCCGACATCGGTGCTGACTGTGATTTGCCGGTCGATTGCTACCAGAACCCGGCCCCGATTCATTCGCTGATAGATGCCGCGCGCACCTTTGGTTTTCGCTCGATCAACATTGACCTTGGTTATGGCCATGCCTGGCAGACGCCCCACAGTTTCGCCCTGAAGCTGGCCACGCTGATCGAGCTGGAGCCGGACCGGCTGCACGTTTTTGACTATGCCCGTGCGCCTTATCGTTACCGCTCGAAGAACGCCGGAGTGGCCGGCGCTTTTTGCAGCCAGGCGGACAAGGAGGCCATGCGGCGGATTTGCTGCGAGCAATTGATCGGCGCAGGTTATCACTACATTGGCCTGGGGCAGTTCGTCAGGGCCGACGATGACCTGGCGGTCGCCCAGGAGCACGGGCGCCTGCATCGCAATTGCCAGGGTTTTACCCGCCACGGTTGCTGCGATCACGTGGGGTTTGGCTTGTCGGCTGTCACCCAGATCGAACACCTGTACGTGCAGAACACTGACGATCTGCTGCAGTACTGTCAGCAGTTGGACGCCGGGCAGTTGCCGGTGTGTCGTGGCTGGCGATGTGAGGCGCAGGATCAGGTCAGTGCGACCGTGATCGAACAGCTTTCCTGCGACCTGGAATTGGATATCCCGGCCATCGAGGCGCGTTTTGGCTTGCAGTTTCGCGAGCACTTTGCGTCGATCTGGCCGTTGCTGGAGGTGTTGCACGACAAGGGATTGATTGAACTGTCGAGCCGTTTTATCGGCATCCTGCCCGCTGGGCGCCTGAATGTGGACGCGATCTGCAATCTGTTCGATCCAGAGCTCGATGACGCAGGCCCACACACTTTTGAAAAGTTGAACCCTTCATGAATGCTGCATCCGGTTTCAATCGTGCCCTGGTGGAAAAATACGACCGCCCGGGGCCGCGCTACACCTCTTATCCCACGGCCCCGCAGTTTCACCAGGCGTTTGCCATGGATGAATACCGCCACGCTGCCCAGCGCAGCAACCAGGCGCCAGTGCCCAAGCCGTTGTCGGTGTACATCCATATCCCGTTCTGCCAGAGCCTCTGCTATTACTGCGCGTGCAATAAAATCATCACGCGCAAGACCCACCGCGCCGCCGAATACCTAACGTACCTCAAGCGCGAGATCGCCCAGCAGGCCACCTTGTTCGACCGCTCGCGCAAACTCACCCAATTGCACTTGGGAGGAGGCACACCGACTTACCTGACCCATGAGCAATTGGCTGACCTGATGGACTGCCTGCACCAATCGTTCGACATGGATGACAGCGACGAGCATGAGTTTTCCATCGAGGTCGATCCTCGGACCATCGATGGCCAACAGATCCAAGGCCTGCGTCAGTTGGGGTTCAATCGCTTGAGCTTCGGCGTCCAGGATTTCGACGCGCAGGTGCAGGCGGCCGTCAATCGAGTGCAAAGCGTGGCGCAGGTGGCCGAGCTGGTGGCGGCGGCCCGCCTGGCGCGCTTCAAGTCTGTCAGTGTGGACCTGATTTATGGCTTGCCGCTGCAGACCATCGCCAGTTTCGATGTCACCTTGAGCAAGATCATCGCGCTGCGGCCCGACCGCATTGCCGCCTACAGCTATGCGCATCTGCCACAACGGGTGAGGGCGCAGCGGATGATCCGCCCCGAAGACATGCCGCCGCCGGAGCGCAAGCTGGAGCTGCTCGAGCTGACCATCAATCGCCTTACCGAAGCCGGTTATGTCTACATTGGCATGGACCATTTCGCCTTGCCGGACGATGAGCTGGTGCGCGCCCGCGCCCAGGGTACGCTGCAGCGTAACTTCCAGGGGTATTCCACCCACGCCGACTGCGATTTGATTGGCCTGGGCGTGTCCTCGATCGGCAAGGTCGGCGACAGCTACAACCAGAACGTCAAGGAGCTTTCCCAGTATTACGCCCGTCTGGATCAAGGCCTGCTACCCGTGCAGCGCGGCTATCGCCTGAGCGACGACGATCGCTTGCGACGCGAGGTCATCAGCGAGCTGATGTGCCATGGACGGGTAGAGTTCGGCCAGATCGAGGCCGAGCACGGCATTCGTTTTACCGAGTACTTCGCCGATGCGCTGGAGCGGCTCCGCGAGCAGGTTCGCGACGGCCTGCTGGACATCACCGATCAAGCGCTGGTGCTGCTGCCCCAAGGGCAATTGATGATGCGCAGCGTCGCCATGGCTTTTGACGCGTATCTGGAGGTCGACAAGACGGTCCAGTATTCACGTACGGTCTGACGACGCAGGTAAGAAAGAGCAGGGGGCATCGGACTGCCCTCGCTACAAGGGCTGGTGTTCGTCCCGATTCCCAGGTTCGCTAGGATCTTTCGCCGCCCGGGGTTCCGGAGATCGGAATCAAGTCGCGGATCGCATAGAAGCCTTGTACCAGGCGCTTCTTGGCCCGGTACTCGCACAGCAGCAGCAAGGTATCGGGCAACTGGGAGATCGACGAAGAGTGTTTGACCACCATTGTTTTACCTCCCGAGCGTAGGCGTACAAGTGCCCCTGGTTCGAATGTGCCCATCTGCAGTCACCTCACAGTCACTTTGTTTGTGCGTTCTACCCAACCCCCGCCCAGGGCCTTGTACAGGTTGACCTCGGCCAGCAACTGCGACAGCCGGTCGACGATCAGGGTTTGTCGGGCGCTGAACAGCGAGCGTTGGGCATCCAGGAACGTCAGGCTGCTATCCACGCCAATGCGATAGCGTCGTTCCGCCAAGCGGTAGTAGTCCTGGTTGGCCTGGACCAGATCGCGTTGGGCGATCAATTGGTCTTTATAGGTCTTGCGCGCCGCCAAGCCATCGGACACTTCCTGGAAGGCGGTCTGGATGGCTTTCTCGTATTGCGACACGCGGATGTCTTTCTGGATCTTCGAATAATTGAGGCTCGCCCGAAGGCTGCCGGCATTGAAAATCGGCAGGTTGATCTGCGGTTGAAATGTCCAACTGCCCGAACCACCCTTGAACAACCCGGACAGTTCGCTGCTCGAGCTGCCGGCATTGGCGGTCAGGCTGATGCTCGGAAAGAACGCGGCACGGGCCGCACCGATGTTGGCATTGGCCGATTGCAGCAGGTACTCGGCCTCAAGAATGTCCGGCCGCCGTTGCAACAAGTCCGAAGGCAAGCCTGCGGGCACTTCGCTGAGCAAGTCGGACGCCAGTGGGCGGCCGGGCAGCTCATCGGCGACGGACGTGCCCACCAGTAACGTAAGGTTGTTGAGGTCCTGGGCGACCTGGCGCTGGAATTTGGCCAGGCTGGCCCGGGCGCTTTCCACCGACGTGCGTGATTGGCTCAGGTCCAGCGCCGAGGCGGTGCCGACCTGATTACTGCGTTCGGTCAGGCGCAAGCTTTGCTCGTAGGACTCTAGCGTGTCGCGAGTCAGGGCCAACAGTTCCTGATCGGCACGCCAGGTCAGGTAGGCGCTGGCCACGCTGGCCACCAGACTCAATTGGCTGCTGCGGCGGGCTTCTTCGCTGGACAGGTAGACCAGCGAGGCCTCATCGCTGAGGCTGCGTATTCGCCCGAACAAGTCCAGCTCATAGGCACTGATCCCCAAGGTTGCCGAATACGAGCTGCTAATCCCCGGGGCGCCGGTTCCCGTCAGGTCGGCCGGCAGCCGCTGGCGTGAACCTGTGCCACTGGCACTGATCGCCGGGAAAAGGTCCGCCCGCTGAATCCGATATTGCGCCTGGTACGCCTCGACGTTCAGGGCGGCCACGCGCAAGTCGCGGTTGTTGACCAGCGCACTGTCGATGAGTTGCTGCAGTACTGGATCCTGGAACAAGTCGCGCCAACCCTGCTCAGCCGCGATAGGGCCCGAGAGGGCGGGGGCATAGGCGGATGTCTGCGGATATTGTCCAGCTATCGGTGCATCGGGGCGTTGGTAGTCCGGAATAAGCGAACAACCACCGAGCATGAATGCCGCGGCCGCCAAGGGGCTCAAGAATCTACGCATCGACCTGCCTCATCGTGGTACCCGTTCAGGTCCCGCAGGCGCGGGTAGGCGGGTTCTGTTGGGTCCGCGCTTGCCCGCCGCGCGTCGTCATGATCCGATCATCCATTTCGCCAGCCCATGTCGCCCGCTGACACCCAGCTTGGCGGCGGCACGTTTGAGATAGGTTTCGATGGAGCTGTTCTTGACCCTGAGCTTTTCTGCTATTTCCGGTACGGTGCCACCGGCCAGCAATCCCAGGCACACTTCTTTTTCCCGCACCGAAAGGGTCACGTCGCACGGGCTCAATCGCTCATGGAAGTCACGCTGCAACTGGGTCTGGTCGGCGGCATTGAGTGATTGGCTCGCAGCGCTGCCAGGGGTCTTGAAGCAAGACTGCCGGTTGAGGTGCGCATGGCGCTCCGCCAGCGGCAGCAGGGTCTCGGAGAGGTATTTCAAAAAGGACAGTTCCTGGAGGGAAAAGTCGCGTTGTATCTGAGAACGATGCAACGAGATCACACAACGACGATTGGCCTTGCGGGAAATCAGATTGCATTGATGGGATGTGCCGAGGCAGGTATTGCCTTTCTCGTCCTTCATCCGGGCGTTCAGGTGAATCAGCAGGGCGTCATCCACCTCCAGCACTCTTTTCACCAAAGGGTGATCGTTGCGCTGTACCGCACTGGTAGGGCAAGCCGATTGCATTTGCGCGTGTTTCTCTAAGCCCGCGTGCCCCAACAACTGGACATCGAGGACGTTCGATTGGGTATCGTCGACTGTCCACTCACTCAATTCGAGTCGACTGACCGGCACGGATGTTTCGATCATCTGGTGCATGTTGGTCAAGAAACTCTCGTGCCCGACACTTGAAATCAGCTTTCCTAGCTCTACGTAGAGGTGCGATTTCTCGGCACCGTCAATATACGCATGTCGATTCATTATGCTTATCCTGCATACTGCGAAAAAGCTCTGCATCTCAGTGATTGTTGACGGAAGAAAATCCGACCGCTTCTCAAAATGCTGAAGCCTCTTCTGGATTTGATACCTGGGGTCAAATATCACCTGTGAATCCATTCACAAACAACGGTTCAGCTGGTAGGGCTATTAAGCGTTCCAGTGTAGGAAAAGTCTGTAAGGGAAAACAGGGACATTCCGGGTCAGAGGGGGGCAGTTTGGGTGATGCCTCCTTGAAGAAATTTGACTCTTTGACGAAAGGCTTTTCCTCGGAACGTGAATGCAACGGGGGGATTGATTCTGAGCGTCTATCCGTAGAATTTTTATTAAATCAATAGCTTAGGTTCTTTTCTCGGCCCGGTGAGGGCGTTCGCCATCTGCTTTTTTGACGGCCCTGACGGTAGAGATTTTCTGGCAAAAATGCCCGGAATCCGGCTTCAAGCTATGGCGAAAGATGCTGATCTTCTCGATTCTCGTTTATAAAAAATGTCGTTTTCTGTCTATATGGGAGTCGTTTTTTGTCATTGACTCATCCCGGGCGCGGGCGACCAGACGCGCTTTCACATCGTCCGGCCCAGGTCGGTGACTGATCCCCTTGATGGTTTATGCGCAGGGCTTGAATGACAGGATGTCGATATTCTTTTTACGCAGGCTGCTTTGCGGGGTCAGGCGGAAATACCATTCTCGAAGCCAACAGGTGAGCGTCGACTCGGCCTGTTCGATACCGCTCATGAAGCGAGCGGCGTTGACGATCCCATTGGCCCGGGGGTGTCGATACGCCTGGTAATGCAGCAGCGCGGTGCGCAGCTCCGGCGTTCGGGCCAAGCGATCGGCCAGTACCACGGCGTCTTCAATCGCCTGCGCCGCGCCTTGGCCCAGGCTGGGCAGCATGGGATGAGCCGCATCACCTAACAGCACCACATGGCCGTCACAGAATTGCTCCACGGGATGGCGATCCCGGGCATGCATTTTCAATATGGCATTCTCGGGTGTCGCCTCGATGGCCGCCATGACTTCCGGCGCCCAGCCGGCGTAAGCGCCGAGCACTTCCTGTTTACTGATATTGAGCGCGGCATCCGCTGCGTTTTTATGGTTGCAGGTCCCCCACCAATACGCCTGGCCGTCCCCCACATCGCAGAGCCCGAAGCGCTTGCCACGCCCCCAGTAATGCGCCACGTAGCCGTCGGTCATGACCGGATGGCTGAAGGGCGTGACCGCCAGCCAGGCGACATAACCCGATGGGCGGGTGGGTGTCTCGCCAAGCATCTGCTGGCGGATCACCGAGTTCAGGCCATCTGCACCGATCAGCAGATCAGCTTCCTGGCTGCTGCCATCTTCGAACTGCACCGTTACGCCATCCGGGAGATTGATATATCCCACGCAACGCAATCCGGTCGTCAGGGTGTCAGGTGTGAGTTGCTGCGCCAGGGCACGCAGCAGCAGGGGACGCTGGATATTCACGTTGGGGTGGCCCAGCTGTTCGCCGATCTCGTGGATAGGCATGCTGGTGATGGGATCGCCGTTTTGTTTCTTGAAGAAAAACTGGCGGATCACCTGGCCTGCCTGCTCCACCGGAACGTGGGCGTCGATCGAGTGCAGCGCCGCCATGGCATTGGCCATGATCGATAAACCGGTGCCGCCGGTACGCAGCGTCTGGGCCGCCTCGAAGACCTTGACCTGCCAGCCCGCTCGCTGCAGCGCGATGGCGGCGGTCAGGCCGCCGATACCGGCGCCGGCCACAATGGCTTTTCTGGGTTCTGTCATGTTGTTTCACCTGTATCTGGCCCGGAACGACCGGGCATGTGAGTCTGGCGGGGCAGCCAATCCTGCCCCG
Coding sequences within:
- a CDS encoding coproporphyrinogen III oxidase, encoding MFDLFQTLGERPAGSAPAVADADCPVGTRKFHGGIGSLDLLRGLRDSRQTRRPLSLSVHLPSRLRLASCSPLASVCRCGEIEGYLQRLTYEMGLVGCHLGAGRRVEQFCLTGGTPVIAHLQKLMSDLRKRFDFCEYDSGDHSIEVDLHHTDWSTMGLIRDQGFTHVSIGVPDIGADCDLPVDCYQNPAPIHSLIDAARTFGFRSINIDLGYGHAWQTPHSFALKLATLIELEPDRLHVFDYARAPYRYRSKNAGVAGAFCSQADKEAMRRICCEQLIGAGYHYIGLGQFVRADDDLAVAQEHGRLHRNCQGFTRHGCCDHVGFGLSAVTQIEHLYVQNTDDLLQYCQQLDAGQLPVCRGWRCEAQDQVSATVIEQLSCDLELDIPAIEARFGLQFREHFASIWPLLEVLHDKGLIELSSRFIGILPAGRLNVDAICNLFDPELDDAGPHTFEKLNPS
- a CDS encoding helix-turn-helix transcriptional regulator; amino-acid sequence: MNRHAYIDGAEKSHLYVELGKLISSVGHESFLTNMHQMIETSVPVSRLELSEWTVDDTQSNVLDVQLLGHAGLEKHAQMQSACPTSAVQRNDHPLVKRVLEVDDALLIHLNARMKDEKGNTCLGTSHQCNLISRKANRRCVISLHRSQIQRDFSLQELSFLKYLSETLLPLAERHAHLNRQSCFKTPGSAASQSLNAADQTQLQRDFHERLSPCDVTLSVREKEVCLGLLAGGTVPEIAEKLRVKNSSIETYLKRAAAKLGVSGRHGLAKWMIGS
- the hemN gene encoding oxygen-independent coproporphyrinogen III oxidase, translated to MNAASGFNRALVEKYDRPGPRYTSYPTAPQFHQAFAMDEYRHAAQRSNQAPVPKPLSVYIHIPFCQSLCYYCACNKIITRKTHRAAEYLTYLKREIAQQATLFDRSRKLTQLHLGGGTPTYLTHEQLADLMDCLHQSFDMDDSDEHEFSIEVDPRTIDGQQIQGLRQLGFNRLSFGVQDFDAQVQAAVNRVQSVAQVAELVAAARLARFKSVSVDLIYGLPLQTIASFDVTLSKIIALRPDRIAAYSYAHLPQRVRAQRMIRPEDMPPPERKLELLELTINRLTEAGYVYIGMDHFALPDDELVRARAQGTLQRNFQGYSTHADCDLIGLGVSSIGKVGDSYNQNVKELSQYYARLDQGLLPVQRGYRLSDDDRLRREVISELMCHGRVEFGQIEAEHGIRFTEYFADALERLREQVRDGLLDITDQALVLLPQGQLMMRSVAMAFDAYLEVDKTVQYSRTV
- a CDS encoding FAD-dependent monooxygenase, whose product is MTEPRKAIVAGAGIGGLTAAIALQRAGWQVKVFEAAQTLRTGGTGLSIMANAMAALHSIDAHVPVEQAGQVIRQFFFKKQNGDPITSMPIHEIGEQLGHPNVNIQRPLLLRALAQQLTPDTLTTGLRCVGYINLPDGVTVQFEDGSSQEADLLIGADGLNSVIRQQMLGETPTRPSGYVAWLAVTPFSHPVMTDGYVAHYWGRGKRFGLCDVGDGQAYWWGTCNHKNAADAALNISKQEVLGAYAGWAPEVMAAIEATPENAILKMHARDRHPVEQFCDGHVVLLGDAAHPMLPSLGQGAAQAIEDAVVLADRLARTPELRTALLHYQAYRHPRANGIVNAARFMSGIEQAESTLTCWLREWYFRLTPQSSLRKKNIDILSFKPCA
- the adeC gene encoding AdeC/AdeK/OprM family multidrug efflux complex outer membrane factor; translated protein: MRRFLSPLAAAAFMLGGCSLIPDYQRPDAPIAGQYPQTSAYAPALSGPIAAEQGWRDLFQDPVLQQLIDSALVNNRDLRVAALNVEAYQAQYRIQRADLFPAISASGTGSRQRLPADLTGTGAPGISSSYSATLGISAYELDLFGRIRSLSDEASLVYLSSEEARRSSQLSLVASVASAYLTWRADQELLALTRDTLESYEQSLRLTERSNQVGTASALDLSQSRTSVESARASLAKFQRQVAQDLNNLTLLVGTSVADELPGRPLASDLLSEVPAGLPSDLLQRRPDILEAEYLLQSANANIGAARAAFFPSISLTANAGSSSSELSGLFKGGSGSWTFQPQINLPIFNAGSLRASLNYSKIQKDIRVSQYEKAIQTAFQEVSDGLAARKTYKDQLIAQRDLVQANQDYYRLAERRYRIGVDSSLTFLDAQRSLFSARQTLIVDRLSQLLAEVNLYKALGGGWVERTNKVTVR